The following coding sequences are from one Panicum hallii strain FIL2 chromosome 5, PHallii_v3.1, whole genome shotgun sequence window:
- the LOC112893008 gene encoding uncharacterized protein LOC112893008, protein MAAALSSSRRALHTLHRRRLLHPAPSPTAARLSPPAPAPVPIPRHSPIPSSSPSSRFFCTARPDARLGHWMLPPLPQRVQRLVGGVRSVSTRGGFKLAPLGQGVKGLGRPVEAARTAAARYREAVGLQVEAFWRRNYMILVGAGGVIVCIALWRIMFGVASTFVGLSEGMAKYGFLALATAIVAFAGMYARARLTINPDKVYRMAMTKLNTSAAILEVMGAPLTGTDVRAYVMSGGGPKLKDFKFKLGGKRCFLIFPIKGSERRGLVSVEVKKKKGQYDMKLLAVDIPMESGPDQQLFLVGDEQEYKVGGGLISELRDPILKAMAAEKEFDYLDEREDAEDERREREEAERRQREEEEEALRREEERLREEAAERRRREAENLEKAS, encoded by the exons ATGGCGGCCGCCCTCTCCTCCTCGCGGCGCGCCCTCCAcaccctccaccgccgccgcctcctccaccccGCCCCCTCGCCCACCGCCGCGCGGCTCTCGcctcccgctcccgctcccgtCCCCATCCCCCGCCACTCCCccatcccctcctcctccccttcctcacGCTTCTTCTGCACCGCGCGCCCAGATGCGAGGCTGGGGCACTGGATGCTGCCCCCGCTGCCGCAGCGGGTGCAGCGGCTTGTGGGCGGGGTCAGGTCGGTGTCGACCCGCGGCGGGTTCAAGCTGGCGCCGCTGGGGCAGGGGGTGAAGGGGCTGGGGCGGCCCGTGGAGGCGGCGAGGACAGCGGCGGCGCGCTACCGGGAGGCCGTCGGGCTGCAGGTCGAGGCCTTCTGGAGGCGCAACTACATGATCCTCGTCGGCGCCGGGGGCGTCATCGTCTGCATCGCGCTGTGGAGGATCATGTTCGGGGTCGCCAGCACCTTCGTCGGCCTCTCCGAGGGAATGGCTAAGTACGGGTTCCTTGCCCTCGCCACCGCCATTGTCGCCTTCGCC GGTATGTATGCACGTGCAAGGTTGACCATAAACCCTGACAAGGTTTATCGGATGGCTATGACAAAGCTCAATACATCTGCTGCAATCCTCGAAGTCATGGGTGCACCCTTAACTGGCACTGATGTCAGAGCATATGTTATGTCTGGAGGAGGCCCTAAATTGAAGGACTTCAAATTTAAGCTGGGTGGCAAACGGTGTTTCCTCATATTCCCCATCAAAGGATCAGAAAGAAGGGGTCTTGTAAGTGTTGAGGTCAAGAAGAAAAAGGGACAG TATGACATGAAGCTACTAGCTGTTGACATACCAATGGAATCAGGGCCTGACCAACAGCTATTCCTTGTCGGTGACGAACAAGAGTACAAGGTGGGCGGAGGCTTGATATCTGAGCTGCGAGACCCCATCTTAAAAGCTATGGCTGCAGAGAAGGAGTTTGATTATCTCGACGAAAGAGAGGACGCAGAGGATGAACGCAGGGAGCGTGAGGAGGCTGAGCGACGGCAacgggaagaagaggaggaagcATTGAGGCGTGAGGAGGAGAGACTGCGGGAGGAGGCTGCAGAGCGGAGGCGGCGGGAGGCGGAGAATCTGGAGAAAGCATCTTGA
- the LOC112893007 gene encoding RING finger and transmembrane domain-containing protein 2-like has product MDAPPPQAQPPRAPSPPPPPQPPAPSRRYGLHFSASSFIQAPLTALLEYSGILRPDPGGGAHQAGAGAGPGEVSIRIVAPGEAGTSSERAEEVIVEEEEVEGHATRARPEEPVPAAGVGEGGRESSSSYQRYDIQQVARWVEQILPFSLLLLVVFIRQHLQGFFVTIWIAAVMFKSNDILRKQTALKRERKLPVLVGITVLFVVHVSGFYWCYKNGDLIRPLVMLPLKEIPPFWHAIFIILVNDTMVRQTAMIVKCLLLMYYKDSRGRSYRRQGQMLTIVEYFLLLYRALLPTPVWYRFFLNKEYGSLFSSLTTGLYLTFKLTSVVEKVQSFLTALRALSHKDFHYGSYATSEQVMAAGDMCAICQEKINVPILLRCKHIFCEDCVSEWFERERTCPLCRSLVKPADLRSFGDGSTSLFFQLF; this is encoded by the exons atggacgcgccgccgccgcaggcccagccgccgcgcgccccgtcCCCGCCTCCCCCGCCCCAGCCGCCCGCGCCGTCGAGGAGGTACGGCTTGCACTTCTCGGCCTCCAGCTTCATCCAGGCGCCGCTCACCGCGCTGCTCGAGTACTCCGGCATCCTGCGCCCCGAtcccggcggcggggcgcaccAGGCGGGGGCAGGGGCTGGGCCAGGCGAGGTGTCGATCCGGATTGTGGCGCCCGGCGAGGCGGGGACGTCGTCTGAGAGGGCCGAGGAGGTGATCGTCGAGGAGGAGGAAGTGGAGGGACACGCAACGAGGGCGCGTCCCGAGGAGCCGGTACCCGCGGCTGGCGTCGGGGAGGGCGGCAGGGAATCCTCGTCGTCGTACCAGAGGTACGACATACAGCAGGTGGCGAGGTGGGTGGAGCAGATACTGCCCTTCTCCCTGCTGCTGCTCGTCGTCTTCATCAGACAACATTTGCAAG GTTTCTTTGTGACAATTTGGATTGCTGCGGTGATGTTCAAGTCCAATGATATCCTGCGTAAGCAGACCGCTCTAAAG AGGGAGAGAAAACTTCCAGTCCTTGTCGGGATTACAGTATTATTTGTTGTCCACGTATCTGGGTTTTATTGGTGTTACAAGAATGGGGACCTTATAAGACCTCTCGTGATGCTTCCTCTGAAAGAAATACCACCTTTTTGGCATGCAATATTCATCATCTTGGTGAACG ATACAATGGTGCGCCAAACTGCTATGATTGTCAAATGTTTGCTGCTGATGTACTACAAGGACAGCAGAGGCCGAAGCTATCGTAGGCAG GGTCAAATGTTGACAATTGTGGAATATTTTCTACTTTTGTATCGTGCATTATTGCCTACGCCAGTGTGGTACCGTTTTTTCTTGAACAAGGAGTATGGAAGCCTATTTTCGTCTCTAACCACTGGCTTGTATCTCACTTTCAAGTTGACATCTGTTGTGGAAAAG GTTCAATCGTTTTTGACAGCATTGAGAGCATTATCTCATAAAGACTTCCATTATGGTTCATATGCAACGAGTGAGCAG GTAATGGCTGCTGGAGATATGTGCGCGATATGCCAAGAGAAGATAAATGTCCCCATTCTTTTGCGCTGCAAACATATCTTTTGTGAAGACTGTGTATCTGAATG GTTTGAGAGGGAGCGGACGTGCCCGCTGTGCAGGTCGCTGGTGAAGCCAGCAGACCTCCGGTCATTTGGTGACGGTTCAACAAGCCTCTTCTTCCAGCTATTCTGA
- the LOC112893851 gene encoding autophagy-related protein 18c-like isoform X2: MSSQVSTSRGLLPPGKLGTFESPHVWPLSAPTGQPEAARGDDQDVRLLSVAWNQDCGCFAAGTSNGFRIFNCEPFKETFRRDLKSGGFGIVEMLFRCNILALVGGGSNVQYPPNKVMIWDDHQSRCIGEFAFRSDVRAVKLAKDYIVIVLERKIYVYNFTDLKLLYQIDTLSNPKGLCCLSHHSNTSVLACPGVHQGHVRVEHFGLKMTKTIPAHDSHISCMALTMDGLLLATASTKGTLIRIFNTMDGTRLQEVRRGLDKAEIYSIALSPNVQWLAVSSDKGTVHIFSLRVRVAGEDASNEQRTLEGPRMDHQNSSSSIDPLVQTNTGSNASSSLSFMRGMYSHDLVIF; this comes from the exons ATGAGCTCACAAGTCTCCACATCACGGGGGTTACTTCCCCCGGGCAAGCTTGGGACATTCGAATCCCCTCATGTCTGGCCGCTGTCGGCACCTACAGGCCAGCCCGAAGCAGCTCGTGGCGACGACCAGGATGTCAGGTTGTTGTCGGTTGCTTGGAATCAGGATTGTGGATGCTTCGCTGCTGGTACCAGCAATGGATTCAGGATCTTCAACTGCGAGCCTTTCAAGGAAACTTTCAGGAGGGACCTTAAGAGTGGTGGGTTTGGGATTGTTGAGATGCTGTTTCGTTGCAACATCCTTGCTCTTGTTGGTGGGGGCTCCAATGTGCAGTATCCGCCGAACAAGGTGATGATCTGGGATGATCACCAGAGCCGTTGCATTGGAGAATTCGCCTTTCGCTCTGATGTCCGGGCCGTAAAATTGGCAAAGGATTACATCGTGATTGTCCTGGAGCGGAAGATATATGTCTACAACTTCACCGATTTGAAGCTGCTGTACCAGATTGACACCCTGTCAAATCCCAAAGGACTTTGCTGCCTCTCCCATCATTCCAATACTTCAGTCTTGGCATGCCCTGGGGTGCACCAGGGGCATGTTCGGGTGGAGCATTTTGGGCTGAAGATGACAAAGACAATCCCGGCTCATGATTCACACATCTCTTGCATGGCACTGACAATGGATGGGCTCCTACTGGCAACTGCAAGCACAAAGGGTACTTTGATCAGAATATTCAACACAATGGATGGCACTCGCCTACAAGAG GTACGCCGAGGACTTGACAAAGCAGAAATATATAGCATTGCGCTGTCGCCCAATGTGCAGTGGTTGGCAGTGTCCAGTGACAAAGGAACTGTTCACATTTTCTCTCTGAGAGTCAGAGTTGCTGGGGAGGATGCAAGCAATGAGCAACGCACTCTTGAAGGTCCACGGATGGACCACCAGAACTCTTCCAGTTCTATTGATCCTCTTGTTCAGACGAACACTGGGTCCAATGCGAGTTCATCACTGTCTTTCATGAGAG GCATGTATTCTCATGATCTTGTAATCTTCTGA
- the LOC112893851 gene encoding autophagy-related protein 18d-like isoform X1, translating to MSSQVSTSRGLLPPGKLGTFESPHVWPLSAPTGQPEAARGDDQDVRLLSVAWNQDCGCFAAGTSNGFRIFNCEPFKETFRRDLKSGGFGIVEMLFRCNILALVGGGSNVQYPPNKVMIWDDHQSRCIGEFAFRSDVRAVKLAKDYIVIVLERKIYVYNFTDLKLLYQIDTLSNPKGLCCLSHHSNTSVLACPGVHQGHVRVEHFGLKMTKTIPAHDSHISCMALTMDGLLLATASTKGTLIRIFNTMDGTRLQEVRRGLDKAEIYSIALSPNVQWLAVSSDKGTVHIFSLRVRVAGEDASNEQRTLEGPRMDHQNSSSSIDPLVQTNTGSNASSSLSFMRGILPKYFSSEWSFAQFHLPEVTRYIVAFGAQSTVMMVGLDGSFYRCSFDQVNGGQMLQKEYFRFLKSDSPPFRTSAT from the exons ATGAGCTCACAAGTCTCCACATCACGGGGGTTACTTCCCCCGGGCAAGCTTGGGACATTCGAATCCCCTCATGTCTGGCCGCTGTCGGCACCTACAGGCCAGCCCGAAGCAGCTCGTGGCGACGACCAGGATGTCAGGTTGTTGTCGGTTGCTTGGAATCAGGATTGTGGATGCTTCGCTGCTGGTACCAGCAATGGATTCAGGATCTTCAACTGCGAGCCTTTCAAGGAAACTTTCAGGAGGGACCTTAAGAGTGGTGGGTTTGGGATTGTTGAGATGCTGTTTCGTTGCAACATCCTTGCTCTTGTTGGTGGGGGCTCCAATGTGCAGTATCCGCCGAACAAGGTGATGATCTGGGATGATCACCAGAGCCGTTGCATTGGAGAATTCGCCTTTCGCTCTGATGTCCGGGCCGTAAAATTGGCAAAGGATTACATCGTGATTGTCCTGGAGCGGAAGATATATGTCTACAACTTCACCGATTTGAAGCTGCTGTACCAGATTGACACCCTGTCAAATCCCAAAGGACTTTGCTGCCTCTCCCATCATTCCAATACTTCAGTCTTGGCATGCCCTGGGGTGCACCAGGGGCATGTTCGGGTGGAGCATTTTGGGCTGAAGATGACAAAGACAATCCCGGCTCATGATTCACACATCTCTTGCATGGCACTGACAATGGATGGGCTCCTACTGGCAACTGCAAGCACAAAGGGTACTTTGATCAGAATATTCAACACAATGGATGGCACTCGCCTACAAGAG GTACGCCGAGGACTTGACAAAGCAGAAATATATAGCATTGCGCTGTCGCCCAATGTGCAGTGGTTGGCAGTGTCCAGTGACAAAGGAACTGTTCACATTTTCTCTCTGAGAGTCAGAGTTGCTGGGGAGGATGCAAGCAATGAGCAACGCACTCTTGAAGGTCCACGGATGGACCACCAGAACTCTTCCAGTTCTATTGATCCTCTTGTTCAGACGAACACTGGGTCCAATGCGAGTTCATCACTGTCTTTCATGAGAG GGATCCTGCCGAAGTATTTCAGTTCAGAATGGTCATTTGCTCAGTTCCATTTACCAGAAGTCACACGCTACATAGTAGCCTTTGGTGCACAGAGCACCGTAATGATGGTTGGCCTGGATGGCAG CTTCTACAGGTGCAGCTTTGACCAAGTGAATGGAGGGCAGATGTTGCAGAAGGAATATTTCCGGTTTTTGAAGTCTGACAGCCCGCCTTTCAGGACCTCAGCCACCTGA